TTGGGGGCGTCCTCCTTCTGTCCGCCCTCGCAGATCCGGCGGGTGGCCTCCACACCGTCCAGGTGCGGCATGCGGACGTCCATGAGGATCACGTCGACCTTGGTGGAGCGCAGCACCTCCAGCGCCTCCATGCCGTCCCCCGCCTCCGCGACGACCTCCATGTCGGGCTGTGCGGCGAGCACCATCCGGAAGCCGGTGCGCAGCAGCGCCTGGTCGTCGACGAGCATCACGCGGATGGTCATGGCAGGAGGATCCCTTCGGACACGGGGGCAGGGCAAACAGGGGGCGGGCAGGGGAGGGAACAAGAGGCGGAGCAGGGGGCGGAGCAGGTGACGGAGCCAGGGTCGAAACCGGTGCCGAAACCCGGGGGTCGGCACCACCTCGGCACCTCCTCTGCCCCACCACGGGAACACACGGGATCACACGAGAACACACGGGAACCCTGCGGGCGAACGCGGTGGAGAGCGGAGCGGGGCGGGCCGGCCTGGCGGCGGTGGCTCACTGTGCGGGTTTGAGGGGCAGGACGGCGCTGACGCGGAAGCCGCCGCCCGGCCGCGGGCCCGCGGTCAGGCTGCCGCCGACCATGCCGACCCGTTCGCGCATGCCGATCAGGCCGTGGCCGAGGCCGTCCGCGCCGCCTTCTTCGTAGAGCTCGTGCCGGGCGCCGCGGCCGTCGTCCTCGACGAGCAGATCGAGGTCGTTGTCCTTGTAGAAGAGGCGGACGGTCGCCCCGACGTCGGGACCGCCGTGCTTGCGGGTGTTGGTGAGCGCTTCCTGGACGATGCGGTAGGCGGTCAGCTCGATGCTGCTGGGCAGCGGGCGCGGTTCGCCCTCCACCCGGAAGTCGACCGGCAGGCCCGCGCCGCGTACCTGGTCCATGAGGTCGGTGAGCTGCTCGACGCCCGGCTGGGGCACGTACTCGCCGCCCTCCGCCTGTTCGCCGGTGCGCAGCACGCCCAGCAGGCGGCGCATTTCGGCCAGTGCCTGGCGGCCGGTGCCGGAGATCGTCTCCAGTGCCTGCCGGGTCTGCTCGGGGGCGGCGTCGAGGACGTAGGCGGCGCCGTCGGCCTGGACGACCATCACCGAGACGTTGTGCGCGACGACGTCGTGCAGTTCGCGGGCGATCCGGGCACGTTCGGCGGCGACCGCGATCCGGGACTGTGCCTCGCGCTCCTTCTCCAGCCGGGCGGCCTTCTCCTCCAGCTGTGCCCAGTAGGCGCGGCGGGTGCGCATGGAGTCGCCGAGCACCCAGGCCAGGACGAAGGGCACGGTGAGCAGCCCGGTGAAGAACGCCGATTCCCATGCCGGGCGGCTGACGGGTGCCTCCGAGAAGCGCCACACCGACAGGGCGGGCCCGATGAGGGCGCCGAGCAGGGCGCAGCGGGAGGCCCAGCGGGGGATGGTGGGGCCGGACGCGACGGTGTACGTGATCACGAACATCGCGAAGTCGCCCGGGTTGGACGGGACGTAGAAGACCAGTTGGCCGACGCCGATGGCGGCGGTCAGCAGGAGCATCTTGACGGGGGCCTTGCGGCGCAGCGCGATGACCAGGCAGAGGCCGAGGGTGAAGAGCGTGGCGGGGAGTTCCCTGGCGCCGTGGACGTCGGACACGATCCACAGGCCGGTGAACCCGAGGAGGAGGACCGCCCAGAAGGTGTCCACCCCCGTCGGGTGCCTGCGGAAGAAGTCGTAGAGGCGCTGCACGTAACCCAGCGTAGGCAGCCCTGATAGGTGTACGGGTCAACCGGAGGAGCGATCCTGTGCGCCGGGCGTACTCCCCAAGGTGGAGACTCGCTGCACCAAATGTGTCGGTCCTGGGGATGGCGGGCGTGGCACGCCCATGGGTCCGCCGGGCGCTCCCCCCGTACCGTGGGGCGGGTGACGAGCGAGTGGTGCGGGTGGCGGGATGCGACGGAACGGGCGCTGTACGGGGCCGAGGAGGGCTTCTACACCCGGCCCGGTGGTCCGGGTCCGGCCGGCCACTTCCGGACGTCCGTGCACGCCTCGCCTCTCTACGCGGGTGCCGTCGCGGCGCTGCTGCTGCGCGTCGACGCCGCGCTGGGCCATCCGGAGGAGCTGGCGCTGGTCGATGTGGGGGCGGGGCGCGGTGAGCTGTTGACGGGCGTGCTGGCCGCGTTGCCTGCCGAGGTGGCCGGGCGGGTGGGTGCGTACGCCGTCGAGCGGGCCGCGCGCCCGGAGGGGCTCGATCCGCGGATCGGCTGGCTCGGTGAGCTGCCGGCGGCGGGCTCGGTCACCGGGCTGCTGTTCGCGAACGAGTGGCTCGACAACGTCCCGGTGGATGTCGTGGAGACCGGTGCAGACGGGGTGGCGCGCCGGGTCCTGGTACGGGCCGACGGCGCGGAGCGGCTGGGTGATCCGGTGGACGGGGCGGACGCGGAGTGGCTGCGCCGTTGGTGGACGCCGCCGCTGGAGGCCGCCGAGGGCGCCGCCTGGCCGGTGGGTGAGCCG
The sequence above is a segment of the Streptomyces lydicus genome. Coding sequences within it:
- a CDS encoding sensor histidine kinase, with protein sequence MQRLYDFFRRHPTGVDTFWAVLLLGFTGLWIVSDVHGARELPATLFTLGLCLVIALRRKAPVKMLLLTAAIGVGQLVFYVPSNPGDFAMFVITYTVASGPTIPRWASRCALLGALIGPALSVWRFSEAPVSRPAWESAFFTGLLTVPFVLAWVLGDSMRTRRAYWAQLEEKAARLEKEREAQSRIAVAAERARIARELHDVVAHNVSVMVVQADGAAYVLDAAPEQTRQALETISGTGRQALAEMRRLLGVLRTGEQAEGGEYVPQPGVEQLTDLMDQVRGAGLPVDFRVEGEPRPLPSSIELTAYRIVQEALTNTRKHGGPDVGATVRLFYKDNDLDLLVEDDGRGARHELYEEGGADGLGHGLIGMRERVGMVGGSLTAGPRPGGGFRVSAVLPLKPAQ
- a CDS encoding SAM-dependent methyltransferase; translation: MTSEWCGWRDATERALYGAEEGFYTRPGGPGPAGHFRTSVHASPLYAGAVAALLLRVDAALGHPEELALVDVGAGRGELLTGVLAALPAEVAGRVGAYAVERAARPEGLDPRIGWLGELPAAGSVTGLLFANEWLDNVPVDVVETGADGVARRVLVRADGAERLGDPVDGADAEWLRRWWTPPLEAAEGAAWPVGEPGLRAEIGRPRDEAWARAVGSLRAGLAVAADYAHEQGDRPLFGTLTGFRDGREVRPVPDGSCDITAHVALDACAGPSARRTTQRAALRALGVDGRRPPLALAAGDPAAYVRALGAAGSAAELTDPAGLGGFGWLLEPVGGRCAALFEEWDG